In Panicum virgatum strain AP13 chromosome 4N, P.virgatum_v5, whole genome shotgun sequence, a single window of DNA contains:
- the LOC120668830 gene encoding uncharacterized protein LOC120668830 isoform X4 produces the protein MGSRGVGGVAASASAGDPSSPSARAWGEDEAAPGKVKLMCSFGGRIAPRPGDGALRYVGGQTRLISVPRAASFGELLRKVEAVDEAAGGVLVRYQLPGEDLDSLISVSGPEDYENMMEEYEKLAATAPDGSAKLRVFLFPASGSEAGGSGSGSHQLAAAAVDESGQRYIDAINCVSAEAVAAAMRRKDSVASAGSSAHNSEASEYSGLVEGMSPRAGPPPPPIAVEYSYSGGPQYHGGFPESVGFSAVTMSAPAMGIPAQNPILQQQQPQVTQYVPHQQHQATAYVQQMPQSYVEPQQVHYINAQQFGVHGPPQSVNFVPVQMSQFMPSVPATSSMPTAVAQQVGTFRPVSAGAEPVQENVHFARQVQAPVDQSYRVMQTPLSQFPPLPSMHLQTSDAQRYGVQSVITSTTSTPVVTSSGTIPVVVSSATVPSLRYDDCTMCQKALPHSDNIIQDRGNPRAVSNPEAVPMFYSLHQDSASNKSSPSASSGTPANYMAESRAGNTGGMMGQFESTLPTRIPAVQVTASLDAGVQVQPTMVALPVSSAPTPIGVFVGHPPQAGAEDPARYQQQPYSYSMQPLQVPVNGPQVIDASAYKNSNHPAAEPLREYARDLPNDYARAIDARMQGVHLGPIAPLESIVLGKPSVPHGAIDHAKVEKPPVNVDSSSIYKSQAGGYHMGITNAFTAPALTQEDNIARHSEQPPAFDVGAQNVHPDIIQHPLNVPVQNNLRVPIEPPVSNEKVPVRPPYSGVQVPAGPPPQHPREMLGHLISGPPNGSSKFPLQATAGIDRVEGTREQAYTGSLFSNQDPWKAVGNASLVPPRPSKLAKEPVASGDQYMDGHVPDINTNAAALLEEGNLSHIRGPGFKDIHTVKVNKGFGEENIKRQLQAVAEGVAASVLQSPFPEKPAVLSGDQIDSHGAVVDAKVQGVFLYWVQDEGNNQSDKTSQGVQVLDDIDNLQIIKNSDLEELRELGSGTFGTVYHGKWRGTDVAIKRINDRCFAGKASEQERMRTDFWNEADKLASLHHPNVVAFYGVVLDGPGGSVATVTEYMANGSLRQALQRHENRIFDRRRRLLIAMDVAFGMEYLHGKNIVHFDLKSDNLLVNLRDPQRPICKVGDLGLSKVKCQTLISGGVRGTLPWMAPELLNGSSSLVSEKVDVFSFGIVMWELLTGEEPYAELHYGAIIGGIVNNTLRPPVPESCDSQWRALMEQCWSAEPSERPSFTEIGKSLRAMAASPTKAQPQK, from the exons ATGGGGAGCAGGGGAGTCGGCGgggtggcggcgtcggcgtcggccggGGACCCGAGCAGCCCGAGCGCGCGGGCGTGGGGCGAGGACGAGGCGGCGCCCGGGAAGGTGAAGCTGATGTGCAGCTTCGGGGGCCGGATCGCGCCGCGGCCCGGGGACGGGGCGCTGCGGTACGTGGGGGGCCAGACGCGCCTCATCTCCgtcccgcgcgccgcctccttCGGGGAGCTCCTGCGCAAGGTGGAGGCGGTGGACGAGGCCGCCGGGGGCGTGCTCGTCAGGTACCAGCTCCCCGGGGAGGACCTCGACTCGCTCATCTCCGTGTCGGGCCCCGAGGACTACGAGAACATGATGGAGGAGTACGAGAAGctggccgccaccgcgcccgACGGCTCCGCCAAGCTCCGGGTCTTCCTCTTCCCGGCCTCCGGGAGCGAGGccggcggctccggctccggctcccaccaactcgccgccgccgccgtcgacgagtCCGGGCAGCGGTACATCGACGCCATCAACTGCGTCTCCGCGGAGGCCGTCGCCGCGGCCATGCGCCGCAAGGACAGCGTCGCCAGCGCCGGGTCTTCGGCGCACAACTCCGAGGCCTCTGAGTACAGCGGCCTCGTCGAAGGTATGTCGCCGCGGGcgggaccgccgccgcctcccattGCTGTTGAATACTCGTATTCAGGTGGGCCCCAATACCATGGTGGCTTCCCGGAGTCGGTGGGGTTCAGTGCCGTCACCATGTCGGCTCCAGCGATGGGCATTCCGGCGCAAAATCCTATACTG cagcagcagcagcctcaagTCACCCAATATGTGCCGCACCAGCAGCATCAGGCGACTGCTTACGTGCAGCAGATGCCGCAGTCGTATGTAGAGCCGCAGCAAGTCCACTACATCAACGCACAACAATTTGGTGTTCATGGTCCACCCCAATCTGTCAATTTTGTGCCTGTGCAAATGAGCCAGTTCATGCCTAGCGTCCCAGCAACGAGCTCTATGCCGACTGCGGTTGCCCAACAAGTCGGCACGTTCAGGCCTGTTTCTGCAGGTGCAGAACCTGTACAGGAGAACGTGCATTTTGCAAGGCAAGTGCAAGCTCCAGTTGATCAGAGTTACCGGGTGATGCAGACACCACTGTCGCAGTTTCCTCCTTTGCCTTCTATGCACCTGCAGACAAGTGATGCACAGAGATATGGCGTTCAATCAGTGATAACAAGCACAACAAGTACACCAGTGGTGACAAGCTCAGGGACAATTCCTGTGGTGGTTAGCTCAGCCACTGTTCCATCTCTGAGGTATGATGATTGCACAATGTGCCAGAAAGCATTGCCGCATTCGGACAACATTATCCAGGATCGGGGAAATCCTCGAGCAGTGAGCAACCCTGAGGCAGTTCCAATGTTTTACAGCCTGCATCAAGATAGTGCATCCAACAAATCTAGTCCAAGTGCAAGCTCAGGAACTCCTGCTAATTACATGGCAGAATCGAGAGCTGGGAACACTGGAGGGATGATGGGGCAATTTGAGTCGACACTTCCTACCAGAATACCTGCAGTCCAGGTAACTGCATCTCTAGATGCAGGTGTGCAGGTTCAACCCACCATGGTTGCTTTACCAGTTTCTAGTGCACCTACTCCAATTGGAGTATTTGTGGGTCATCCTCCTCAGGCTGGGGCTGAAGATCCTGCCAGGTACCAGCAGCAACCATACTCTTATAGCATGCAACCACTGCAAGTTCCAGTGAATGGCCCACAAGTCATTGATGCCAGTGCATACAAAAATTCAAACCATCCAGCAGCAGAACCGCTTAGAGAATATGCTCGTGATCTTCCTAATGATTATGCCAGAGCTATTGATGCCCGTATGCAAGGAGTTCATTTGGGTCCCATTGCCCCTCTAGAATCCATTGTTCTAGGAAAGCCTTCTGTTCCTCACGGTGCCATTGACCATGCAAAAGTTGAGAAGCCACCTGTAAATGTTGACAGTAGTTCTATCTACAAATCTCAAGCTGGAGGGTATCATATGGGGATTACCAATGCCTTTACTGCTCCTGCTTTGACCCAAGAGGACAACATTGCACGGCATAGTGAACAACCACCTGCTTTTGATGTTGGTGCACAAAATGTTCATCCTGACATAATCCAGCATCCACTCAATGTGCCAGTCCAAAACAACCTTAGAGTGCCCATTGAACCACCTGTTTCCAATGAAAAGGTTCCTGTGCGACCACCTTACTCCGGTGTTCAGGTTCCTGCTGGGCCGCCTCCACAACATCCTAGAGAAATGCTTGGTCATTTGATTTCTGGTCCACCTAATGGCAGCAGTAAATTTCCGCTGCAGGCTACTGCTGGTATTGACCGTGTTGAAGGTACACGGGAACAAGCTTATACCGGTTCACTTTTCTCAAACCAGGATCCTTGGAAAGCGGTGGGAAATGCTTCTTTAGTGCCTCCAAGGCCAAGCAAGCTAGCTAAAGAGCCTGTTGCTTCTGGAGATCAATATATGGATGGTCATGTTCCTGATATCAACACAAATGCTGCTGCACTCTTAGAAGAAGGGAATCTTTCGCACATTCGGGGCCCAGGGTTTAAGGATATCCACACAGTTAAAGTGAACAAAG GATTTGGTGAGGAAAATATCAAGCGGCAATTACAAGCTGTTGCTGAAGGGGTGGCGGCATCAGTTCTTCAGTCACCCTTTCCTGAAAAACCAGCTGTGTTATCTGGTGATCAGATAGATTCACATGGAGCAGtagttgatgcaaaagttcag GGTGTATTTCTTTATTGGGTTCAGGATGAGGGGAACAATCAGTCAGACAAAACAAGCCAGGGggttcaagttttggatgacATCGATAACCTTCAG ATAATCAAGAACAGTGATCTTGAAGAATTGCGTGAACTGGGTTCTGGGACCTTCGGTACAGTTTACCATGGGAAATGGAGAGGTACTGATGTTGCTATTAAGAGAATCAATGATCGATGCTTTGCTGGGAAGGCATCTGAGCAAGAACGCATG AGAACTGATTTCTGGAATGAAGCTGACAAGCTTGCATCTCTACACCATCCAAATGTTGTAGCCTTTTATGGTGTTGTTCTAGATGGGCCTGGTGGATCTGTTGCAACGGTAACTGAGTACATGGCCAATGGTTCACTCCGACAGGCATTACAAAGACatgaaaa CAGGATATTCGATCGGCGTAGGCGTCTACTGATTGCAATGGATGTTGCATTTGGAATGGAGTATTTGCATGGGAAGAATATTGTGCATTTTGACCTAAAGAGTGATAATTTGCTCGTTAACCTAAGAGATCCTCAACGCCCTATATGCAAG GTTGGTGATTTGGGCTTATCGAAGGTTAAATGTCAGACACTAATCTCTGGTGGTGTGCGAGGCACGCTCCCTTGGATGGCTCCTGAGCTGTTGAATGGAAGCAGCAGCCTTGTTTCTGAAAAA GTTGATGTTTTCTCGTTTGGAATCGTGATGTGGGAGCTACTTACTGGTGAGGAGCCTTATGCCGAGCTGCACTATGGCGCCATCATAG GTGGGATCGTGAACAACACGCTGCGCCCTCCGGTGCCCGAGTCCTGTGATTCCCAGTGGAGGGCGTTGATGGAGCAGTGCTGGTCAGCTGAACCGTCAGAGAGGCCGAGCTTCACAGAGATCGGCAAGAGCCTGCGCGCCATGGCGGCTTCTCCTACCAAGGCACAACCACAGAAATAG
- the LOC120668830 gene encoding uncharacterized protein LOC120668830 isoform X3, with translation MGSRGVGGVAASASAGDPSSPSARAWGEDEAAPGKVKLMCSFGGRIAPRPGDGALRYVGGQTRLISVPRAASFGELLRKVEAVDEAAGGVLVRYQLPGEDLDSLISVSGPEDYENMMEEYEKLAATAPDGSAKLRVFLFPASGSEAGGSGSGSHQLAAAAVDESGQRYIDAINCVSAEAVAAAMRRKDSVASAGSSAHNSEASEYSGLVEGMSPRAGPPPPPIAVEYSYSGGPQYHGGFPESVGFSAVTMSAPAMGIPAQNPILVRTEPSSVRPHQVAAAYATSQQTPQVASYVQQQQQPQVTQYVPHQQHQATAYVQQMPQSYVEPQQVHYINAQQFGVHGPPQSVNFVPVQMSQFMPSVPATSSMPTAVAQQVGTFRPVSAGAEPVQENVHFARQVQAPVDQSYRVMQTPLSQFPPLPSMHLQTSDAQRYGVQSVITSTTSTPVVTSSGTIPVVVSSATVPSLRYDDCTMCQKALPHSDNIIQDRGNPRAVSNPEAVPMFYSLHQDSASNKSSPSASSGTPANYMAESRAGNTGGMMGQFESTLPTRIPAVQVTASLDAGVQVQPTMVALPVSSAPTPIGVFVGHPPQAGAEDPARYQQQPYSYSMQPLQVPVNGPQVIDASAYKNSNHPAAEPLREYARDLPNDYARAIDARMQGVHLGPIAPLESIVLGKPSVPHGAIDHAKVEKPPVNVDSSSIYKSQAGGYHMGITNAFTAPALTQEDNIARHSEQPPAFDVGAQNVHPDIIQHPLNVPVQNNLRVPIEPPVSNEKVPVRPPYSGVQVPAGPPPQHPREMLGHLISGPPNGSSKFPLQATAGIDRVEGTREQAYTGSLFSNQDPWKAVGNASLVPPRPSKLAKEPVASGDQYMDGHVPDINTNAAALLEEGNLSHIRGPGFKDIHTVKVNKGFGEENIKRQLQAVAEGVAASVLQSPFPEKPAVLSGDQIDSHGAVVDAKVQDEGNNQSDKTSQGVQVLDDIDNLQIIKNSDLEELRELGSGTFGTVYHGKWRGTDVAIKRINDRCFAGKASEQERMRTDFWNEADKLASLHHPNVVAFYGVVLDGPGGSVATVTEYMANGSLRQALQRHEKIFDRRRRLLIAMDVAFGMEYLHGKNIVHFDLKSDNLLVNLRDPQRPICKVGDLGLSKVKCQTLISGGVRGTLPWMAPELLNGSSSLVSEKVDVFSFGIVMWELLTGEEPYAELHYGAIIGGIVNNTLRPPVPESCDSQWRALMEQCWSAEPSERPSFTEIGKSLRAMAASPTKAQPQK, from the exons ATGGGGAGCAGGGGAGTCGGCGgggtggcggcgtcggcgtcggccggGGACCCGAGCAGCCCGAGCGCGCGGGCGTGGGGCGAGGACGAGGCGGCGCCCGGGAAGGTGAAGCTGATGTGCAGCTTCGGGGGCCGGATCGCGCCGCGGCCCGGGGACGGGGCGCTGCGGTACGTGGGGGGCCAGACGCGCCTCATCTCCgtcccgcgcgccgcctccttCGGGGAGCTCCTGCGCAAGGTGGAGGCGGTGGACGAGGCCGCCGGGGGCGTGCTCGTCAGGTACCAGCTCCCCGGGGAGGACCTCGACTCGCTCATCTCCGTGTCGGGCCCCGAGGACTACGAGAACATGATGGAGGAGTACGAGAAGctggccgccaccgcgcccgACGGCTCCGCCAAGCTCCGGGTCTTCCTCTTCCCGGCCTCCGGGAGCGAGGccggcggctccggctccggctcccaccaactcgccgccgccgccgtcgacgagtCCGGGCAGCGGTACATCGACGCCATCAACTGCGTCTCCGCGGAGGCCGTCGCCGCGGCCATGCGCCGCAAGGACAGCGTCGCCAGCGCCGGGTCTTCGGCGCACAACTCCGAGGCCTCTGAGTACAGCGGCCTCGTCGAAGGTATGTCGCCGCGGGcgggaccgccgccgcctcccattGCTGTTGAATACTCGTATTCAGGTGGGCCCCAATACCATGGTGGCTTCCCGGAGTCGGTGGGGTTCAGTGCCGTCACCATGTCGGCTCCAGCGATGGGCATTCCGGCGCAAAATCCTATACTGGTTAGGACAGAGCCATCATCGGTGCGGCCTCATCAGGTTGCTGCTGCTTATGCGACATCACAGCAGACACCTCAAGTTGCTTCTTatgtgcagcagcagcagcagcctcaagTCACCCAATATGTGCCGCACCAGCAGCATCAGGCGACTGCTTACGTGCAGCAGATGCCGCAGTCGTATGTAGAGCCGCAGCAAGTCCACTACATCAACGCACAACAATTTGGTGTTCATGGTCCACCCCAATCTGTCAATTTTGTGCCTGTGCAAATGAGCCAGTTCATGCCTAGCGTCCCAGCAACGAGCTCTATGCCGACTGCGGTTGCCCAACAAGTCGGCACGTTCAGGCCTGTTTCTGCAGGTGCAGAACCTGTACAGGAGAACGTGCATTTTGCAAGGCAAGTGCAAGCTCCAGTTGATCAGAGTTACCGGGTGATGCAGACACCACTGTCGCAGTTTCCTCCTTTGCCTTCTATGCACCTGCAGACAAGTGATGCACAGAGATATGGCGTTCAATCAGTGATAACAAGCACAACAAGTACACCAGTGGTGACAAGCTCAGGGACAATTCCTGTGGTGGTTAGCTCAGCCACTGTTCCATCTCTGAGGTATGATGATTGCACAATGTGCCAGAAAGCATTGCCGCATTCGGACAACATTATCCAGGATCGGGGAAATCCTCGAGCAGTGAGCAACCCTGAGGCAGTTCCAATGTTTTACAGCCTGCATCAAGATAGTGCATCCAACAAATCTAGTCCAAGTGCAAGCTCAGGAACTCCTGCTAATTACATGGCAGAATCGAGAGCTGGGAACACTGGAGGGATGATGGGGCAATTTGAGTCGACACTTCCTACCAGAATACCTGCAGTCCAGGTAACTGCATCTCTAGATGCAGGTGTGCAGGTTCAACCCACCATGGTTGCTTTACCAGTTTCTAGTGCACCTACTCCAATTGGAGTATTTGTGGGTCATCCTCCTCAGGCTGGGGCTGAAGATCCTGCCAGGTACCAGCAGCAACCATACTCTTATAGCATGCAACCACTGCAAGTTCCAGTGAATGGCCCACAAGTCATTGATGCCAGTGCATACAAAAATTCAAACCATCCAGCAGCAGAACCGCTTAGAGAATATGCTCGTGATCTTCCTAATGATTATGCCAGAGCTATTGATGCCCGTATGCAAGGAGTTCATTTGGGTCCCATTGCCCCTCTAGAATCCATTGTTCTAGGAAAGCCTTCTGTTCCTCACGGTGCCATTGACCATGCAAAAGTTGAGAAGCCACCTGTAAATGTTGACAGTAGTTCTATCTACAAATCTCAAGCTGGAGGGTATCATATGGGGATTACCAATGCCTTTACTGCTCCTGCTTTGACCCAAGAGGACAACATTGCACGGCATAGTGAACAACCACCTGCTTTTGATGTTGGTGCACAAAATGTTCATCCTGACATAATCCAGCATCCACTCAATGTGCCAGTCCAAAACAACCTTAGAGTGCCCATTGAACCACCTGTTTCCAATGAAAAGGTTCCTGTGCGACCACCTTACTCCGGTGTTCAGGTTCCTGCTGGGCCGCCTCCACAACATCCTAGAGAAATGCTTGGTCATTTGATTTCTGGTCCACCTAATGGCAGCAGTAAATTTCCGCTGCAGGCTACTGCTGGTATTGACCGTGTTGAAGGTACACGGGAACAAGCTTATACCGGTTCACTTTTCTCAAACCAGGATCCTTGGAAAGCGGTGGGAAATGCTTCTTTAGTGCCTCCAAGGCCAAGCAAGCTAGCTAAAGAGCCTGTTGCTTCTGGAGATCAATATATGGATGGTCATGTTCCTGATATCAACACAAATGCTGCTGCACTCTTAGAAGAAGGGAATCTTTCGCACATTCGGGGCCCAGGGTTTAAGGATATCCACACAGTTAAAGTGAACAAAG GATTTGGTGAGGAAAATATCAAGCGGCAATTACAAGCTGTTGCTGAAGGGGTGGCGGCATCAGTTCTTCAGTCACCCTTTCCTGAAAAACCAGCTGTGTTATCTGGTGATCAGATAGATTCACATGGAGCAGtagttgatgcaaaagttcag GATGAGGGGAACAATCAGTCAGACAAAACAAGCCAGGGggttcaagttttggatgacATCGATAACCTTCAG ATAATCAAGAACAGTGATCTTGAAGAATTGCGTGAACTGGGTTCTGGGACCTTCGGTACAGTTTACCATGGGAAATGGAGAGGTACTGATGTTGCTATTAAGAGAATCAATGATCGATGCTTTGCTGGGAAGGCATCTGAGCAAGAACGCATG AGAACTGATTTCTGGAATGAAGCTGACAAGCTTGCATCTCTACACCATCCAAATGTTGTAGCCTTTTATGGTGTTGTTCTAGATGGGCCTGGTGGATCTGTTGCAACGGTAACTGAGTACATGGCCAATGGTTCACTCCGACAGGCATTACAAAGACatgaaaa GATATTCGATCGGCGTAGGCGTCTACTGATTGCAATGGATGTTGCATTTGGAATGGAGTATTTGCATGGGAAGAATATTGTGCATTTTGACCTAAAGAGTGATAATTTGCTCGTTAACCTAAGAGATCCTCAACGCCCTATATGCAAG GTTGGTGATTTGGGCTTATCGAAGGTTAAATGTCAGACACTAATCTCTGGTGGTGTGCGAGGCACGCTCCCTTGGATGGCTCCTGAGCTGTTGAATGGAAGCAGCAGCCTTGTTTCTGAAAAA GTTGATGTTTTCTCGTTTGGAATCGTGATGTGGGAGCTACTTACTGGTGAGGAGCCTTATGCCGAGCTGCACTATGGCGCCATCATAG GTGGGATCGTGAACAACACGCTGCGCCCTCCGGTGCCCGAGTCCTGTGATTCCCAGTGGAGGGCGTTGATGGAGCAGTGCTGGTCAGCTGAACCGTCAGAGAGGCCGAGCTTCACAGAGATCGGCAAGAGCCTGCGCGCCATGGCGGCTTCTCCTACCAAGGCACAACCACAGAAATAG